In Gracilibacillus salitolerans, the sequence TTCCAATTTCATCAATTCGTTCCTCAAAAGATAATTCTTGGATCGTTGTATGTGTCCTGTTTCCTGTTATAACTTTTTCAATTTTTAATTGTGTATCAGCAATGGAAGCTACCTGAGGTAAATGTGTAATACAAAGGACTTGTGATCCGATTGAAATATTATAAATTTTATCAGCCATTGACTGCGCTACTCGTCCACTAACTCCTGTATCTACTTCATCAAATATAACACTTGTAACTCCTTGATGCTTTGAAAAAATATTTTTTAGTGCTAGCATGATCCTTGACATTTCACCACCTGAAGCAATCCGATCTAGTTCTTTTACGGGTTCCCCGGGATTTGTTGAAATTAAAAATTTCACTTGATCCATCCCATCTTCATGTGGTGTTACTTTTTTCCCTTCAAAAGGTATGCCTTTTTCTTTATTAGGAATGAATACATCGACTTGAAAATCTGTTTTATCTAAATAAAGATCCTTTAGTTCCGTCAAAACTGCTTTTTCTAGTTGTTTAGCAGCTTTTTTTCTATTGTTGTGTAATTCTTTTGCTTCTAACAATAAATCATTTGCTGCTTCCTGTACCATTTCTGCCAAATTTGCAAGATGTTGATCTCGATTTTTTATTTCGTCCAACTCTTCTTCAATTTTAGCACTATATGTCATGATTTCTTCAACATTCTGACCATATTTTCTTTTCAATTGATCAATTTCATGCAACCTTGACTCAATTAATTCTAACCGTCCTGGTTGATAATCCATTTGATCAAGGTGTTGTCTAATTTGATAAGATATTTCTTCAATTAAGTAATAATGGTCAACATATTGTTGATGCAATGTTTGAATTTCTTTATTATGTTCTCCCGCCTCTTCAAGGTTATTAGCAGCATGCGATAACCAATCTAAACCTTTTTGTTCACCATGCAACGCGTTATAGGCATCGTTTAAGTTTTTATGGATCGTTTCAAAATGATGCAATTCATTACGTTCATCAGTTAGAGCTTCATCTTCATTCGGTTGTAAGTTAGCATTTTGAATTTCATTTAATTGAAATTCCAACAAATCCATGCGTTGAGCCAATTCCTGTTCATTTTTATTGTTGGCTTCATATTTATATTTAAGTTCTTTCCACTGCTGATATAACTTTTGATAGTGCTTCTTAAAATGGGCATGCTTGGACTGATAAAAATAATCCAACAACTCCATATGTTTATCCTGATTCAATAATGCTTGTGTTTCGTGTTGGCTATGTATATCTAAGACAGATTGTCCAATTTCCTTCAATATAGCTAAAGTAATCAACTTCCCGTTAATACGGCAAATACTTTTTCCTGAATGGGAAATTGTTCGGTGGAGAACAAGCATATGATCCTCCATTATTTCAATTCCTAATTCCCTTGCCTTTTGATAAACAGGGTGCTCAGTATCATCAATGATAAACAAACCTTCTAATTCTGCCTTTTTTTCGCCGTGTCGAACATATTCAACCGATCCTCTTCCACCAATCAATAGACCCACCGCATCGATGATGATTGATTTACCTGCACCTGTTTCACCAGTTAATACCGTTAGGCCATTTTGAAATGGAATATGAAGTTCATCAATAATAGCAAAATTTTTAATGGATAATTCGGTTAACATATGCTCACCACCTTTATAACATATCTAAAAACTTGTTTTTAAGTTCATCTGCTTCTTCTGCTGTCTTACAAATGATAAGAATAGTATCATCACCACAAATACACCCTACAATTTCTTCCCAACCTAAATTATCAATTAATGCTCCCATTGCCTGAGCGTTCCCTGGTAATGTTTTCATGACAATGAAATGTGTAGCTGTATCTAAACTAATAAACGCATCCATAATAAATCGTTTGAGTTTGTTTAATGGATTAAACTTTTGATCAGCAGGCAAACTATACTTATATTTATCATCTGTAGTAGGAACCTTCACTAAATGTAATTCCTTAATATCACGTGAAATAGTTGCTTGAGTAATGCCATACCCTTGACTTCTAAGTTCCTCAACTAAATCATCTTGTGTTTCAATTTCATTTTCTGTAATGATCTCACGAATTTTAATGTGTCGTTGAGCTTTATTCATGGCTCTTCCTCCTGGTTAATTGTTCATATGAAAATGGACTACTTAACGGTAGTCCAATCGATTCTAGCGATCTAATGCCTGGTGGGATTCTGTTACTACTTTTTCCGATAAAGTCGAAAAGTCGATTTCCTCACTTAACTCGCTATCTGATTTCCCCAATAACCCTAGATATTCAATATTGCCATCACCGCCAGTAATTGGAGAAAATGTCACATCTAATATCTGAAAACCTGTTTCTTCCGCAAAAGACAATATATTTCTTAATACTTGTAAGTGCACGGAAGGATCTCTTACAATCCCTTTCTTACCTACTTGTTCTCTTCCCGCTTCAAATTGAGGTTTGATTAAGATAACGGCTTGACTGTCTAATGATAACAAATGGAAAAGGGGTGGTAGAATTAATCGTAGAGATATGAAAGAAACATCCACTGTAGCAAAATTGGGTGTCTCTTCTGTTAGCATGTCTGGTGTAACGTATCGAAAGTTAGTTCTTTCCATGACAACTACTCTTGGATCATTTCGTAATTTCCAATCTAATTGATTGTAGCCAACATCGATCGCATAACTTAAATGGACACCGTTTTGTAATGCGCAATCGGTAAATCCGCCAGTAGAAGAACCTACATCAACCATGACTTTACCATTTAAATCTAACGAAAAATATTCAATCGCTTTTTCTAATTTTAATCCACCACGTCCTACGTATGGTATCGCCTTTCCTTTTATATCAATCGGTATATCTATGTTCACCTTTGTACCAGGCTTGTCCATGCGTTGTTCTTCAGAGAAGACAAGACCAGCCATGATTGTTCTTTTTGCCTTCTCCCTAGATTCACTCAAGCCACGATCAACTATTAATTGATCTAATCTAATTTTTTTACTCATTCTTCATCATGCCCTTTTTTGCTCATCATTACTTACGGCTAATAATTTTTTTAGTTCTACAACAATTTGCTCTTTTGTCAAATTTATTTCTTCAAGCAATTCTTTCACATTACCGTGCTCAATATACTGATCAGGAATACCCATTCTTTTCATTTGAGGGTGATATCTATTTTCTTCTGCAAACTCTAGAACAGCAGAACCAAATCCACCTTTAAGTACTGCTTCTTCCACAGTTAAGATCGGGATATTTTTACGCATTCTGTCATGCAACATTTGTTCATCTAACGGCTTAATAAACCTTGCGTTAATTACTTCTACATGTATACCTTGTTTTTTCATATATTCACTCGCTGCAAGAGACATGGCAATCGTAGTTCCAAACGTTAAAATAACTGCATCAGTCCCTTGTTTTAACACTTCCCATTTACCAATAGGCAATGTTTTTAACTCTTGATCCATTTCTACACCTAACCCGTTTCCTCTTGGGAAGCGAACAGCAATAGGACCTTCATTATAAGAAATAGCTGTGTTCACCATATGTTGGCACTCATTTTCGTCTTTCGGCATCATAATCACCATATTAGGTAAATGGCGTAAGAAGGCAATATCAAAAACTCCTTGATGCGTTTCACCATCAGCCCCTACTAGTCCTGCACGGTCGATACCAAATGCAACATTCAAGTTTTGGCGACAGACATCATGAACTAATTGATCATACGCTCTTTGTAAGAAGGTAGAATATATCGCAAGAAAAGGCTTCATACCCTGCGTTGCCAGGCCAGCTGATAACGTAGTAGCATGTTGTTCTGCGATTCCTACGTCAAATAAACGATCAGGATATTTTTCCTGAAATTTATCTAACTTTGAGCCAAGTATCATTGCGGGTGTGATCACTGCAAGTCGTTCTTCTTGTCCAGCAATATTTTCTAATGTATCACTTACAACTTGGCTCCAAGCGGGCGCTGCATTAGCAGGCTTAATTTTTTCACCTGAGTCAATTTTATAAGGACCTACACCATGCCATTTATCTTTTTTATCTGATTCAGCAGGGTAATATCCTTTTCCTTTTTGCGTGATAACATGAACAAGTACAGGACCTTGTGTTTTCTTAGCGTATTCAATATTTTCTTCTAAATCTTTAAAATCATGACCGTCAACCGGTCCGAAATAAGTAAAGCCGAATTCTTCAAACAACATACCTGGAACCATAAAATATTTCATACTATCCTTTACTCGTTCTGCTGTTTGAGCGATCATACCACCGACCGCAGGAATTCTTTTTAACAGGATTTCTAATTCATCCTTGACACGATTATACTTTCCGGCACTTCTCATCCTTCCCAATGCATTGTGTAATGCCCCGACATTGCCTGCAATTGACATTTCATTATCATTGAGAATAACCGTGATATTTTTCTTCTCATGACCAATATGATTTAATGCTTCCAACGCCATACCACCTGTTAAAGCACCATCACCTATGATTGGTACAACATAATTACTATCTTTTTTCATATCACGAGCGATCGCCATACCCATAGCTGCTGATAGTGACGTTGAACTATGGCCTGTTTCCCAAACATCATGTTCGCTTTCCGTCATTTTAGGAAAACCACACAGTCCTTTATACTGTCTAAGCGTATCAAATTGGTCTGTACGCCCTGTCAGCATTTTATGAATATAGGATTGGTGTCCGACATCAAAGATTAATTTATCTTCCGGACTATTAAATTGCTTGTGTAACGCGAGTGTCAGTTCTACTACTCCTAGATTAGCGCCTAAATGGCCACCGGTTACGGATAATTTTTTAATCAAAAATTGACGAATTTCACCGGCTAAGACTTCTAGTTCTTCCGCGTTTAATTGTTTTAGAAATGTTGGATTTTTTATCTTGGTTAGATCCATGAAGGAATCCTCCCTACTATTATTCAAGATTCGCCTTATTTATTAGACAATACTTTTATTTTAAATTTTTCTTCTAAAAATGCAATTATTTTACCAACAATAAAAATGATATTGGTTGATGAATGAATGGCTAAAAACTTACCCAATGCCTTTCCACCGACAGTTAAAGCGGCGACAAGGCTTGTAAGAATTACGTTTAAGGATAAATGAAAGGAGGTCCCTTCACCATATCCAAATCCATTCGAAAGTTGCAGTACTACGATAGCAGATGCTGTTCCACTTATTATACCAGAAATATCTCCAATTACATCATTACAAAAGCTGGCAAACCGATCTGCATTTCTGACAATCTGTATCGCTTGTTTGGAACCGCTTACCCTCTCTGCTGCCATTGCATGAAATGGAACTTCATCTGCAGCAGTTGCTGCTATCCCTAGCATATCAAAAAACACGCCTATAAATACAATAATAAATACGATCACTAATCCAATGATCGACATTACTCCACTTAAGATGGATGAAGATACTATTGAAAAAATAGCCGCTAACACAAACGTGATAACGGCAATGCTTAAACTAAATTTCATCGACTTTTGCAGTTGTTGTTTATTCATATAAAAACCTCGTTAATTGGTTACATTATGTATACAGGAATGGAATGGTCATTTTCAAGGTAAAAACTGCGGCTTAGGTCCAGTAGGTTTTCCCAGACAGATACCGAGTGTTGCCACTCTGGCGGTTCCCCTTTAAACCTGTCTTAGCGCAGTCACCCAACGCTAGACTGGATTACCACTCAGTCCGCACTATAATCCCTTTTAAATGTCCTTACTTGGAACAGTCTAGGAGATTTCCTCAACAACCCTTAACCGTTTCCTAGCCTCTTTTGCAGTACGAATTTCATACAGAAAAACATGTCCTTAACTAGTGGCCATCCAGTTAGGAACACTTTGTTACCTGTAATCCCCTTCGCACCACTCAAGGCAGGCTACGCTACAAATAAGGATTCCCTGACCCTTATTACATAGGTTCATACCCCATTCCATACTTCATTCTTGGCTAAGAATAAAATACAGAGATGGGCCTCCGCGGAAGAAGGGTCGTCGCCCACATGCCTTTGTGGATCGCCCTTCAACCTTAACTCCCAGCATCGACCCAAGGCTGGGCGCCTCAAGCCGACACAAGGAACTTCATCGATGTGCCCTTTGGCGGATTTTTAGGCCCGCCTTCAGAAACGGAGGATTGACTAGAATACTGCACCATCCCATTTACATACTTTAAATATAACATGTTTCTTGTATTTTCACAATATTATTACTGGTTTCGCTCGCTTAAATAATGACTTATCAAGGCCAAATCTGTATTTGCTAAACCTACCTCTTTCAAACATCGAACAGCCTCATTAACATATTTAGTTTTATATTGCTTAGCTCCCTCTAATCCTAGAATGCTTGGATAAGTGCTTTTCTCATTATCAATATCACTGCCAACACGCTTACCAATAAGTGTTTGATCACCCTCTATGTCTAAAATATCATCTTGAATTTGAAATATGATGCCAAGATAATCCCCATAATTCTTTAAAATTTCCATTCTTTCTGATGATACACCCGCTAAGAGTCCACCAATTTCTACTGCAAATGAAATAAGTCTTCCTGTTTTCAAATGATGAATTCTTTCCAGCTTTGAAATGGAAATAGTCTGATTTTCTGCTTCCATATCCAAATATTGCCCGGCTACCATTCCTTCTAATCCACTTGCTTTCGATAACTTGGCAACAATGTTAACTTTCTCCTGATCTGTATATAAATCAGTAGTAGTAATAACGTGAAAACTATTCGTGAGTAGACCGTCTCCAGCTAAGATAGCGGTTGCTTCGTCATACTTTTTATGATTAGTTAATTGTCCCCTACGGTACATATCATCATCCATAGAAGGAAGATCATCATGTATCAGGGAGTATGTATGAATCATTTCTAAAGCAACTGCAGCAGGATATACCTTCTGTGGATCTCCACCTAATCCTTGACACGTTAATTTCATCAAAAGCGGACGTAATCTTTTTCCTCCTGCTTGAATGGAATATAGAACAGATTCTCTTAGTCGATTCGGCATATCTAATTCTGAAATGTAAGACGTTAAAGCGGTATTTAATTGTTGTTGTTCTTTATCTAACAAATTTTGTAATGATTGATCCACTTAATTTTCCTCCTGAATTTCAAAGCTCGAACGCTCATTATCCTCACGTAAAATTTCTTTCATTTGTTTCTCGGCATTTACTAATTTATCATGACATATTTTTGATAATTTGGATCCTTCTGCATAATACTCCATCGCCTTTTCTAAAGGAACTTCCCCTTCTTCCATTTTATTGACAATCGTTTCCAATTGTTCTAACGCTTCTTCAAATGATAATTCTTTCTTTTCCTCACTCATTTATTATCTCCCCTTCTAATTTCTTGTGCTCTACATTCTACAAGACCATCTGAAAGTTGGATTGTTAATTGATCATCCATTTCCACCTGATTAACACTTCGAATAATTTCATTTTCCTCAGAATATGTAATCGAATATCCTCTGCTCATAATGCGAGTTGGATTTAATAAGTTAAGCTGTGTTAAGTTCTTACTAAATAGATTTCCCTTCTGATCCACCTGTTGTTTGCTTGCACGATATAACCGCTTTAACAGATCTTGTACATGATCGTTTTGTTTTTCCAGCTGTTTATCGAGATTTAGACGTTGATAACGTTGATCCAAATATTTAAAATAGTCTCTTTTTACTTGAACTGTACGGTGTAATTGTTTCGTCAACTGATCCACTGCTCGGTCAAGTCTTTGTTCTTTTTCTTCTACTAAACGTTCAGGATATTTGAATACATATGAACTCTCCATTGAATCTAACTTTTCACGAGAGCGCTCTATCTTATTCCGAATATTGTTCTCAATAAATTGATTCATTTTCTTAAGTTTATCTAGTAATTCTAGTTGCGATGGCACAGCTAATTCAGCGGCTGCTGTTGGAGTCGGCGCACGTAAATCAGCCACCATATCACTAATCGTTACATCTGTTTCGTGTCCAACAGCTGATATGACGGGAAGTTCTGATTGAAAGATTGCTCTGACAACTTCTTCGTCATTAAAACTCCATAATTCTTCTAACGATCCGCCACCACGACCCACGATAATAAGGTCCAAGCTATCGATTTGATTTGCTTTTTTAATACCGTTTACGATAGAGGCTGGTGCCTGTTTCCCTTGTACTAAAACAGGAATAATTAAGACATTTGCAATAGGATAACGTCTTTCCATCGTTGTTAATATATCACGGATAGCAGCCCCAGTTGGTGAAGTCAATACCGCAATATGCTCAGGGTATTTCGGGAATGTCTTTTTATGTATTGGATCGAAAATTCCTTCCTTAGAGAGCTTTTTCTTTAATTGTTCGAAAGCTAAATGAAGTGCTCCGATTCCGTCTGGCTGTAATTCCTGTATATATAACTGATACTGTCCCTGTGATTCAAAGACACTGACATAACCACTTATTAATACTTTCATGCCATCCTCTGGTCGAAAAGATAGATCTTGATTCTGTCTATGGAACATTACTGCACGAATACTGGCATGATCGTCTTTAATTGTCATATACATATGACCTCTGGTATGGTGCTTAAAATTCGATATTTCACCTCGTAACCAAATGTGATTAAGATGCCTGTCTACGTCAAATTTCTTCTTTATGTATTTTGTTAGTGCAGACACCGATAAATATTTATCTTCCACAACATCATCCCTTTGAATGAATTCTCTTGCAAGAAAAGGTCATTCCAATGATAAGAATGACCTTTTCTTTCCATATTAAAATAACTGAAGCTGTGACACAAGTTAATTCTTATAATAATTCGTTCGCTTTTTTAGCGGATTTAATGGTGTTATGCATTAGCATAGTAATCGTCATTGGTCCAACACCTTTTGGAACTGGAGTGATATAGCTAGCTTTTTCCTTAGCAGAATCAAAGTCAACATCTCCCGTAAGCGAGCCATCCTCAGTTCTATTTACACCCACATCAATAACAATGGCACCATCTTTTATATGATCACCATTGATAAAATGTGCTTTCCCGACAGCAACAATTAAGATGTCAGCAGATGCTATGTATTGTTCCATATTTTTCGTACGTGAATGGCAATAGGTTACTGTTGCATTTTCACTTAAAAGCAATTGTCCTACAGGCTTCCCTACAATATTACTTCTCCCAATTACTACAGCATGCTTTCCTTCTAATGAAATATTTTTTGATTTCATCATTTGAATAATACCATATGGTGTACATGGATAGAAGGTATCTTTTCCAGTCATCATACGACCAATACTTATCGGGTGAAAGCCATCGACATCTTTCTCTGGTGAAATAGCTTCTATGATTACTTCTTCATCGATATGTGCCGGTAAGGGTAACTGAACTAAGATTCCATGGACCGAATCTTTTTTATTTAGTGTATCAATTAAGGATAATAACTCCTCTTGTGTAGTTGAATCTGGTAATTCAATTAATTCTGAGTCAACTCCTACATAATTAGACGCTTTTTGCTTTCCTTTTACGTATGATTTCGAGGCAGGATCATCACCGATCAAGACTACAGTCAACCCTGGAATAATTCCTTTACTATGAAGACCGATTACTTCTTCCTTCATTTCATCTCTTAATGATTGTGCTAACTCACTGCCGTAAATAACTTCTGCAGACACAAAATCTCCCCCTTATTTTATCATTTTTGATAATACACCATTGATAAACTTACCTGATTTTTCATCACCGAAAACATGAGCAATCTCAATTGCTTCATTGATTACTACACTTTCGGGGGCATCTTTCATATAAAATAATTCGTAAACGGCCATACGAAGTAGCGTTCTCTCTACTATGGCTACTCTTTCTAGTGACCATTTTTCTAAATGTCCTTTGATTTTTTCGTCAATTTCTTGTTTATTTGCAGCAACACCATTCACAAGGTCCAAAATAAACGAATCATGTTCATTCTCATCTAATGTATGTTCAATGGTAGTTGCTAAATCATATTCCTCTGTGTCCAACGAAAATAAAATTTGTAATGATTTCTCACGTGCAGTTCTTCGTTTCATGTACTTCTACTTCTCCTTATCACGGTCATATTCTTCACTTTCAAATGATACCATGTTATCTTTTGGAATGCCATTAAATATTATCATCCCTCGACAAAAAAAATTGATACCATCAAGATAAGGTGATTACTTATTTGGAACATTGTGAAAAGGAATAAAAGTCCTTACAGATTAATCTGTAGGACTTTTATTCCTTTAATATTGCTCTTCTTTTTCATCATTTACATGTTCCATTTGAACGCCAACAACATGCACATTAATTTCTTTAATTTGAATGGCAGTCATATTTTCTATTGCTTGCCTTACATTCAATTGGATTTTTTCAGCGACAGTAGGAACAGAATGGCCATAATCGACAACGATGTAAACATCAATAGACACAGTGTCTTCTTTGAGCTCTACTTTAATTCCTTTACCATGTGCTTTCTTCCCTAATCGTTCTGCTACTCCTGTTGCAAAGTTACCTCTCATGCTAGATACACCTGATACTTCAGTAGTTGCAATACCTGCAATCACCTCTAATACATCTGGTGCAATTTCTACTTTTCCTAAAGGAGTAGATTCACTCACGTTAAGTAATTGGTTTTCAGGCATGATAAACACCCCTTTTGACTAAAATTAGTCTTACTCATCTTCCATTATACTATATTTCTCTAAAAAACTTGTATTAAAATCACCATCGACAAACACAGGGTGTACCATCATTTTTCGATGGAATGGGATTGTAGTATAAACACCTTCTACGGCAAATTCATCCAGTGCTCGTTTCATTCGATCAACCGCTTCTTTTCTTGTTTTACCATAGGTAATTAATTTTGCAATCATCGAATCGTAATATGGCGGAATTTGATAGCCAGGATATGCTGCTGAATCGACCCTTACGCCTAAACCACCAGGTGGTAAATACATTTCTATCTTACCTGCTGACGGCATAAAATCTTTTTCAGGGTTTTCTGCATTGATGCGGCACTCCATCGCCCAACCATTAAATGTAATATCTTCCTGTTTATAGTTTAATTTGTCATTATTGGCGATGTTGATTTGTTCCTTGATTAAATCTACACCTGTAACCATTTCAGTAACGGGATGCTCTACTTGGATACGAGTATTCATTTCCATAAAATAAAACTTATTTTCTTTTTGATCGAAAATAAACTCAATTGTTCCTGCACCAGAGTATTGCACAGCTTTTGCAGCCTTAACTGCAGCTTCACCCATCGTCTTACGCATATCTTCATCAATTGCAGGAGATGGTGTTTCTTCAATTAATTTTTGTAACCTTCTTTGTACAGTACAATCGCGTTCTCCAAGGTGTATTACATTGCCATGATTATCTGCTAGAACCTGGATTTCTACATGACGGAAATCTTCGATGAATTTTTCTAAATACACGCCTGGGTTACCAAATGCTTTTTCTGCTTCATTTTGGGTTACACGGATACCTTTTGTTAATTCTTCCTCTGTACGGGCAACACGAATACCTTTACCCCCGCCACCAGCAGTTGCTTTAATAATAACAGGAAAACCTATTTCTTTGGCCACCTTAAGTCCTTCTTCTTCATCCTCAATGATACCATTTGAACCCGGTACTACTGGCACACCAGCTTCTCTCATAGTTTCTCTTGCTACATCTTTTGTACCCATTTTTTGAATAGCATAGGCACTAGGACCAACGAATGTTATATTACACGCATCACAGATCTCAGCAAAATCTGCATTCTCTGATAAGAATCCGTAACCAGGATGAATTGCATCGGTATCAGTTAATGTTGCAACACTCATAATATTAGTAAAGTTTAAATAACTGTCCGTGCTTAATTTCGGTCCAATACAATAAGCTTCATCCGCTAACTGTACATGCAATGCATCACTATCAGCTTCTGAGTATACTGCTACCGTGTCTATTCCCATTTCTTTTGCAGATCGGATAATTCTGACTGCTATTTCTCCACGGTTAGCAATTAACAGTTTCTTAATCACAATGTCATCCCCTTATGCCTTCTTAATTCGGAATAATGGTTGTCCATATTCCACTAATTCACCATTTTCTGCTAATATTTCTGTTATCGTTCCTGTTACATCTGCTTCAATTTCATTAAATAATTTCATCGCTTCTACGATACATACAATGGTATCATCACTTACTTGATCACCAACTTGAACATATACTGGTTTATCTGGTGATGGTGAACTATAGAAAGTTCCTACCATAGGTGAGACAATTTCGTGATCATAATCCGCTTTTGCTTGTGGTTCTTCATTTGATTCAGTTTCTTCAGTTGGAATTTCTGATTTTGCTGTTGCTTCCACTTTTGCTTGTGGTACTGTTTCTTCCGAATGTACTACAGGTTGTGGAGCTACATGTGTTGTAGTAACACCTGTATTTTTCTTCAGTTTAATTTTACCACCATTAGCCTCGTAAGTGAATTCTTCAATAGTCGATTGATCTAATTTGTCAATTAATTGATTGATTTCTTGTATTGTTAACATTTTTGCACCCCTTCAACATTTGTTCCAATTAATAACAGGTACTAATAACTCCTTATAACATTTTACGCAATAGATATAAAAACTGCAACCTTTGAAGTAAAAATAAAAAAAGTCCTCGAGAAGTCTCAAGGACAAGTCAAAATATATTGAAACGAAAAATGTTAGAATTAACTTGGCTTATAGCTAACATCAATTTTTATTTCCCCAAATTCATCTTTTGCATGTTGAATTATCTCATTTGCTTCTGTCGTTGAAAGGCTGTCAGCTTGAACTGTGATCACGACATTATTGTCTGATACATTGCGAACAAGCACTTCTTCATAACCATTTAAAGATTTCAATGTGCCCTCCAGAATACTTTCTTTTTTATCTAACGATTCTATTTCTTTCATTGCTTCATAAGCTTCATTCTTCTCGTCTGAACTTGTTTCACTTGAAGCAACAATATCTTCCAGTCTTTCTTTTTCCATACTTCTTTGATTGGAAATTTCCATACGGACTGCTGCGAAATATTGGTCCGAATTAATCGATGATGTATTTAAGTTTTCTGTTTCTTCCATTTCTGTTTCTTCCATTCCTGTTTCTTCTTGCTCCTCTAAAATCGATTCATCCGTTAATTGGTCCACATTGGATGATGATGTCGTTTGATCCTGCTCCTGATCTTCATCAAAATATGCCAAATCTCCTTCAGTTGGTGCATTCAGATAATACACACTTAACACAATCATTAAACTTAACATCGTTAATAACCATACTGTTTGCTTTTTTAACATAGTTTTCCCCTCCTAATAATTCTATGTGTTTTTCGGCATAACCGAAACTCTATGAGCCGGTACATCCAACACTTTGGATACGGCTTCTAATACCCATTTTTTAACTTCCAGGTTGTCCACACCATCCGCAACTACAAGTACACCTCTTACTTGTGGTTTTTTTGTCTGGACTAATAATGGAATTTCTTGTTCGCCCTGACGAATAACAACAACGGTTTGTTCTCTAGTTTCATCATCAATTTTTCTTGTACCACCATTTTGATCTGATTCATTTGTTATTTGTGAACCAATTACTAAATTTTTCTCGTACACTTGTTCATTTGTAGCATCAAGATTGACCATGACCTCTACTCCTGATACACCTGTAATTTTTTCGAGTAATTGGACTAGGTTTGTTTCATATGCTGTCTCTAAATCCCCTATCTTTGAGGTTGCATCAGACACATCTGACTGTTTCCATGTTTCATTTTCTTCATTGCCTGATGATGATTCAATCATTCTTGGAGGATCCGTTAATTGATTATCCGATTGATTGGAGCTGAATACATTA encodes:
- the xseB gene encoding exodeoxyribonuclease VII small subunit → MSEEKKELSFEEALEQLETIVNKMEEGEVPLEKAMEYYAEGSKLSKICHDKLVNAEKQMKEILREDNERSSFEIQEEN
- the xseA gene encoding exodeoxyribonuclease VII large subunit codes for the protein MEDKYLSVSALTKYIKKKFDVDRHLNHIWLRGEISNFKHHTRGHMYMTIKDDHASIRAVMFHRQNQDLSFRPEDGMKVLISGYVSVFESQGQYQLYIQELQPDGIGALHLAFEQLKKKLSKEGIFDPIHKKTFPKYPEHIAVLTSPTGAAIRDILTTMERRYPIANVLIIPVLVQGKQAPASIVNGIKKANQIDSLDLIIVGRGGGSLEELWSFNDEEVVRAIFQSELPVISAVGHETDVTISDMVADLRAPTPTAAAELAVPSQLELLDKLKKMNQFIENNIRNKIERSREKLDSMESSYVFKYPERLVEEKEQRLDRAVDQLTKQLHRTVQVKRDYFKYLDQRYQRLNLDKQLEKQNDHVQDLLKRLYRASKQQVDQKGNLFSKNLTQLNLLNPTRIMSRGYSITYSEENEIIRSVNQVEMDDQLTIQLSDGLVECRAQEIRRGDNK
- the folD gene encoding bifunctional methylenetetrahydrofolate dehydrogenase/methenyltetrahydrofolate cyclohydrolase FolD; this encodes MSAEVIYGSELAQSLRDEMKEEVIGLHSKGIIPGLTVVLIGDDPASKSYVKGKQKASNYVGVDSELIELPDSTTQEELLSLIDTLNKKDSVHGILVQLPLPAHIDEEVIIEAISPEKDVDGFHPISIGRMMTGKDTFYPCTPYGIIQMMKSKNISLEGKHAVVIGRSNIVGKPVGQLLLSENATVTYCHSRTKNMEQYIASADILIVAVGKAHFINGDHIKDGAIVIDVGVNRTEDGSLTGDVDFDSAKEKASYITPVPKGVGPMTITMLMHNTIKSAKKANELL
- the nusB gene encoding transcription antitermination factor NusB, producing the protein MKRRTAREKSLQILFSLDTEEYDLATTIEHTLDENEHDSFILDLVNGVAANKQEIDEKIKGHLEKWSLERVAIVERTLLRMAVYELFYMKDAPESVVINEAIEIAHVFGDEKSGKFINGVLSKMIK
- a CDS encoding Asp23/Gls24 family envelope stress response protein, yielding MPENQLLNVSESTPLGKVEIAPDVLEVIAGIATTEVSGVSSMRGNFATGVAERLGKKAHGKGIKVELKEDTVSIDVYIVVDYGHSVPTVAEKIQLNVRQAIENMTAIQIKEINVHVVGVQMEHVNDEKEEQY
- the accC gene encoding acetyl-CoA carboxylase biotin carboxylase subunit — protein: MIKKLLIANRGEIAVRIIRSAKEMGIDTVAVYSEADSDALHVQLADEAYCIGPKLSTDSYLNFTNIMSVATLTDTDAIHPGYGFLSENADFAEICDACNITFVGPSAYAIQKMGTKDVARETMREAGVPVVPGSNGIIEDEEEGLKVAKEIGFPVIIKATAGGGGKGIRVARTEEELTKGIRVTQNEAEKAFGNPGVYLEKFIEDFRHVEIQVLADNHGNVIHLGERDCTVQRRLQKLIEETPSPAIDEDMRKTMGEAAVKAAKAVQYSGAGTIEFIFDQKENKFYFMEMNTRIQVEHPVTEMVTGVDLIKEQINIANNDKLNYKQEDITFNGWAMECRINAENPEKDFMPSAGKIEMYLPPGGLGVRVDSAAYPGYQIPPYYDSMIAKLITYGKTRKEAVDRMKRALDEFAVEGVYTTIPFHRKMMVHPVFVDGDFNTSFLEKYSIMEDE
- the accB gene encoding acetyl-CoA carboxylase biotin carboxyl carrier protein; protein product: MLTIQEINQLIDKLDQSTIEEFTYEANGGKIKLKKNTGVTTTHVAPQPVVHSEETVPQAKVEATAKSEIPTEETESNEEPQAKADYDHEIVSPMVGTFYSSPSPDKPVYVQVGDQVSDDTIVCIVEAMKLFNEIEADVTGTITEILAENGELVEYGQPLFRIKKA